A part of Bufo bufo chromosome 7, aBufBuf1.1, whole genome shotgun sequence genomic DNA contains:
- the LOC121008729 gene encoding C5a anaphylatoxin chemotactic receptor 1-like, with protein MASFTNLCHSIADLHHLIRFHDSYLPFVQYFTVVVSIVTCLVGLVGNALVICFLGFVMKKHKSKYWFLNLAIADFFSLLTLPFHAIAAFKGTWPFGDHVCKLFIFSMTANMNASILILTSLNIARVLSVAQPIFHLKFISKRVSFWICSIIWFITIPSSLPVFYYSGEMKIGEFVLCTYHGSKTLDTAVAKNRYNVSSGNATRDVLDIYAMFGSYFKQCSSHACCGGEEALSFWDHVRSTSNQLVIPFLVIGYFIPLSIVIICNIIIVVHVRKSKTINTHRLYRMVVAIIVVYFITWTPVVIAETALFVIILKKNFLALFYILQFMPLFISIAYTNNCLNPIFYVLNGGQMRMELYDFISSFRNSKR; from the coding sequence ATGGCTTCCTTCACAAATCTTTGTCATTCCATTGCGGATCTACATCATCTCATCAGATTCCACGACTCCTACTTACCTTTCGTTCAGTACTTCACTGTTGTCGTGTCCATTGTCACCTGTCTGGTGGGACTGGTGGGAAACGCATTGGTCATCTGTTTTCTCGGATTTGTCATGAAGAAGCACAAGTCCAAATACTGGTTTCTGAATTTGGCCATTGCTGATTTCTTCTCCCTCCTGACCTTACCCTTTCACGCCATTGCAGCTTTTAAAGGCACCTGGCCTTTCGGGGACCACGTGTGTAAACTTTTTATCTTCTCAATGACTGCCAATATGAACGCCAGCATTTTAATTCTCACCTCTTTAAATATCGCCAGGGTATTGTCTGTAGCACAACCAATATTTCACCTCAAATTCATCTCCAAACGCGTTTCATTTTGGATCTGTTCTATAATTTGGTTCATTACCATCCCGTCCAGCCTCCCGGTGTTCTACTATAGCGGGGAAATGAAAATTGGAGAATTTGTACTGTGCACCTACCATGGCAGTAAGACCTTAGATACTGCAGTAGCAAAAAATAGGTATAATGTGAGTAGTGGGAACGCTACAAGAGACGTTTTGGACATTTACGCCATGTTTGGCTCCTACTTCAAGCAATGCTCCTCTCACGCGTGTTGTGGTGGTGAGGAGGCGCTCAGTTTTTGGGACCATGTGAGGTCCACCTCAAATCAGTTAGTGATACCGTTCCTTGTCATTGGATATTTTATTCCTCTTAGTATTGTGATTATTTGCAATATAATTATAGTTGTGCATGTAAGAAAATCCAAGACCATTAATACCCACAGGCTCTATCGAATGGTGGTCGCGATCATCGTGGTGTATTTCATAACATGGACCCCAGTAGTCATAGCAGAGACTGCGTTATTTGTCATCATTCTCAAAAAGAACTTCCTAGCCTTGTTCTACATCCTTCAATTCATGCCTCTCTTCATCAGCATCGCCTACACAAACAACTGCTTGAACCCGATTTTCTATGTGCTGAACGGTGGACAGATGAGAATGGAACTTTATGATTTTATAAGTTCCTTTAGAAATAGCAAAAGATGA